The Rhopalosiphum maidis isolate BTI-1 chromosome 4, ASM367621v3, whole genome shotgun sequence region GTCTTTGCTAATCGCCAACAACCGTTCGGATTGACTTCTCGACATTCTCGGCATCGAGCTAGTGGAATTGTCCGTGTCGCATTCGGAAGATTCGGACGCATCTTGGTTACTCTGCAGTATGCTCTCCTGGCTGGGGAACatgaaattaatacaataaaacttttttgtttcatattttttatatatatatatatataatatgtgacgtGCAAACGtgatcacaataattattactacatGTTTTTTATCGATAGCCGCTTGACAAATCGGGAACTCATTGAGAACTTGGACATTCGCTTCCGATCCGAATCGTGAGACGGTTTCAGATGCTGAACGCGATATCTgtctttttcatattttctccGAAGAACTTCGATCTTTTTCTCCAGCTCCATTTTCTTATCCTTAACCAGTTTGTTTTCGTTAAGCTTCGAAAGAGATTCGGCGACTACGCCTTCGCTCACTGTACGCacaacagtaaataatattatacatatgttatatatatgtttatggtCGACGGgagtttattataatgctgcagtatcgataatattatgtttggtttaatgtttaataattgtcgTATTTAAGTGAAAACTCGAATTTAACTCACGAGAAGTAGTCAACAACGTCGGAAGATTCCTTTGAGCGACTTTCGGGCCCTTGCTAAAATCATCATTGACCGAATATTCCATCGTTGACACGGGATTAACGGTCACCGACTTTCGGTGCGATGCCGGCAACGTAACAGTCATCTGATGGCCGGTGGGCAAATCTGGGCAGCTGGTTTGGTGACGGGTAACTGGTTTTACGTCGCGTTCCGCCGGTGCAACACTCGCCTCGATTAATAACACACACGCCACAGATTAGATTATGATTaggtatactattaaaatataaataaaacgagacgatataatttgttaatcatGCTTACTTCGTCGACAGATTGATCCAATTCGTCTGCAAAGACAGCTAATTGCTTGGTGCGTTTATCCAGATCAGATTGGAATTTAATAGGATTAGCCAGGGCTTCGGCAAAATCCGATAAGCCGTCTGGCACATAGTCTTTTACCGTGATTTTTAAGAACAACGTTCCACAAGGCAGGGGTTGACCCATTTCATTACGCAGTACAACGTGCCTGTATCCCGGGCAGAGGCCAACTACTGGAATGACACGATGGCCGATCAATTTCCCGGACTCCTCGAAAACAGCTAGACGCAGGGATGCGAGTTGAGGAAGGACCACCTGGAATTAgcacaaacatttttgttataaattaaatgttttatttaagtgtATGTTATACCTAAATGATTTgttagtattatgtatacaggaATAGATCATTTAGCAAGGAAtatgtacacattattattattattattgacagtCAGAGAAGAAAacttacttttttgaaaacaaaaggTTCATCGCCGTACACCGGATTAATGCCGTTATACGGTACCGTCCGAGTACGAAATTTTTTCCTGACCGTGTCGGCCGGCAAGCCGTACATCTCGATGTCCACGTAAGTTCCGACGCGCTTGTCTGTGAGCAATTGACCGGATATAACATCGACGGTCAATGTACCAGCAATGATTCCATCCACAGTGGATTCGGCGAACGGGTCGAACGTACGGTCGGCGCGTCTCATGAACTCCGGTTTCAACAAATAACCACTGCGCATATTGTACTCGAATATTCCTAAATTTAGCTGCATCGCCACGTCCAtggtttgataatttaatgcaACTAGCTGACATCCTGCGTTCCAAAATACTTGCGGCATGAAGTTGGACGAGTCAAAGCGCGTTCCGGCCGGATAAACTCGActcaattgatttttattatacttgacaAACTCCATTGGCCTTTCTTTCAGTAGCGTCATGGCTTGTTTCTCGTCAAACGATGACATCTCATAGTGGcggtttttttcttaaaacacatcataataacgatataaaaataaatataaaattatatacgctCTGATTATAAGCGTGTctaagcataaaaataaaatttaaacttaaaatgtttaatattgatcatatatttagtgtttaacaaaaacatatacaacgattttgatttaagtatagtatataataattgatttccattaagagttattaaataataatatgacatctTTAACACGAAAAAAACCCCATGTGCtagaacataatttttttaaatatacaataaaactttaaaataataaattgttattacatgaagaaataaatttcaaaattttaaaattttattttggtcaaaatttaatgttgatggaaatattgtataaattgtcaATGTTTTGTCATTCTGAaggttttattatacatattttatgttttttacaaaGCTTTAAAGttactgtataattttaaattcataattttttattggtgtaatatacatttttaatcacagaaaatatttcataaatgatttatagtataaaatatttataggtataatatagcaggttttatttataagtttccaTTAATCCTACAGTGAAGATAAGTAATAACACATAAGagctattatcaaattattttttttattacgtatttttcaaaacctcaaaatcataaatttggCTCATAGATAGGAGAATTTTTTATGtcaatgaaaatgttttaagagGATTATGTGACACCCACATGTGTTGTCCCCGTCTAACAAgtctataaaatagaaaatttacgTTCAATAGTTCTAAACAAGTCCCGTTAATCTTCATTAGTTTTAGTATAAGAGtgaatttacttataattggAGTTTACAACAtctataatgaattttttagaatgtttttttcaatattttaatctggaagtgagttaaatattacaagtcttaatattaaaatttaaaaatgtttaaaactcgtttcaaaattaaaacatcgaAAAACActtgtaacaaaatataaacatgtaattgcctttatgtttaataataagtaaatcttATTTTACGTAAAACTAACGAAGCAAACAGCagaacgtatatttttttcgttacgCATTTATAAGGCAGGGGGAATAAAACGTATAGAGGAGATAATTTCTTAAcataaaacttcaaaattatattataaaattattataaaacttactcTCCGCGTTTTCAAATGAGGTGAATTGCACTGATTGACAATAATTCACGAGAACTGAAATTTCTGTACCAGCTTCTGTCTCTTTGGTGTTGGATACTTTATCAACCAAAGGCTTACCTTGTAACACATGTTTTAAATCAACTGTTCTATCTATATCCTCTTCTTCACCGTCTGTATCACTACTGCTGTCATCGTCAtctacaataattgttttaacgtCGTTATTTATGcgtagatttaatatatttttataatttttcacagcTTTATAGCTGAATTGAATTTTAGGTCTGAAATTAGGTGAAATCATTATTTCTAATTccaattaatattctataacaatatcaaaattacttttttttttgcaacaaAAATGCGcccttgtattttttaattacacacaacacatatttataaaatataaattatacacagttagtgttttcaatttttattttttttcagacccgtgaattttgaaatgtattaaaaatattttttctcattcgtaaaaagttgatataatatataaaatagtaaacaataataattacacaaaacacatatttataaaaagtaaatatacaaaaacatcGGTTCAttttttacgttataatatttagttt contains the following coding sequences:
- the LOC113554006 gene encoding 1-phosphatidylinositol 4,5-bisphosphate phosphodiesterase classes I and II isoform X3 → MAPLDVPRVLLDGEKVVKWDDESGIGLPVTIKVDERGFFLYWMDQKKDCEVIDMSTIRDTRTGKYARVPKDTKLRSVVCMGSQEPLGDKTITVVVATDFVNVSFINFCCNKKQTAQVWTDGLLKLALNLAQLNWSPIAFLHKTHTKLNLLVDKNGKIPIKNILKTFAQNKDDRKKIEKALESSGLPSNKNDFVSPAKFIFEDFFTFYKNLTTRPEVAQLFDDICCSDRGASGKKKLMTVDQFVDFLNRTQRDPRLNEILHPYANSDRAKDLIREFEPNKQSAQRGLLSFDGFLKYLMSADNPIVSSTTFELNNDMDQPLPHYFINSSHNTYLTGHQLTGKSSVEIYRQCLLSGCRCVELDLWNGKTNEPVILHGYTFVPEVSAREVIEAIAESAFKSSDYPVILSFENHCNTKQQAKIAQYCHEYFGDMLLYEPLDSHKLEPGISLPPPSMLKNKIIIKNKKKHHHHHKKPTASVVLEPATAATMVLGNGDLPRGPIRQSSKDSNQDDDEDDDDSSSDTDGEEEDIDRTVDLKHVLQGKPLVDKVSNTKETEAGTEISVLVNYCQSVQFTSFENAEKKNRHYEMSSFDEKQAMTLLKERPMEFVKYNKNQLSRVYPAGTRFDSSNFMPQVFWNAGCQLVALNYQTMDVAMQLNLGIFEYNMRSGYLLKPEFMRRADRTFDPFAESTVDGIIAGTLTVDVISGQLLTDKRVGTYVDIEMYGLPADTVRKKFRTRTVPYNGINPVYGDEPFVFKKVVLPQLASLRLAVFEESGKLIGHRVIPVVGLCPGYRHVVLRNEMGQPLPCGTLFLKITVKDYVPDGLSDFAEALANPIKFQSDLDKRTKQLAVFADELDQSVDEASVAPAERDVKPVTRHQTSCPDLPTGHQMTVTLPASHRKSVTVNPVSTMEYSVNDDFSKGPKVAQRNLPTLLTTSLSEGVVAESLSKLNENKLVKDKKMELEKKIEVLRRKYEKDRYRVQHLKPSHDSDRKRMSKFSMSSRFVKRLSIKNMRAYCRVTKMRPNLPNATRTIPLARCRECREVNPNGCWRLAKTT